A genomic window from Streptomyces broussonetiae includes:
- a CDS encoding luciferase domain-containing protein yields MTLASRAFAQLATWPDLSRTVPSCGLGQAVSSAQGEIAHFHSDRDVDLRLTDRAVRRFAKDLQDSGAIRIVPGSHWVTLRLDAASDVDLLLTLVSVALKAQQAWPDPVERQPTGCNDQRGAGFVKADLGRI; encoded by the coding sequence ATGACGTTGGCCTCGCGCGCGTTCGCGCAATTGGCGACCTGGCCCGACCTGAGTCGGACGGTCCCGAGCTGCGGTCTGGGACAGGCAGTGAGTTCGGCCCAGGGCGAGATCGCCCACTTCCACTCGGACCGCGATGTCGATCTGCGGCTGACCGACCGGGCCGTCAGGCGGTTCGCCAAGGACCTGCAGGACTCGGGGGCGATCAGGATCGTGCCCGGCTCGCACTGGGTGACCCTGCGCCTCGACGCGGCGAGCGATGTCGACCTGCTGCTGACCTTGGTGAGCGTGGCGCTCAAGGCCCAGCAGGCCTGGCCCGACCCGGTCGAGCGGCAGCCGACCGGCTGCAACGACCAGCGGGGTGCGGGGTTTGTGAAGGCCGACCTCGGGCGGATCTGA
- a CDS encoding MFS transporter, giving the protein MPGSSHGLIRLRTALTAFFALDGFIFAGWVVRIPAIKEQTHASASDLGLALLGVSAGAVITMTLTGRLCRRYGSHPVTVVCAVLLSLSVALPPLTHSAPALGAVLLLFGAAYGGINVAFNSAAVDLVAALRRPIMPTFHAAFSLGGMIGAGLGGLVAGALSPTRHLLGLTLIGLLVTAVAGRTLLRHEPPAPPERGPSPHAEPDRDGTGRTGRGGLVVVFGLIALCTAYGEGAMADWGALHLQQDLAASSGVAAAGYSCFALAMTVGRATGTTLLERLGRARTVITGGTVAAAGMLLGSLAPSAGAALAGFAVTGLGLANLFPVAVERAGSLTGPSGVAVASTLGYGGMLLGPPSIGFMADWFSLPAALTSVAALAAVAALIGVTTRQTMGH; this is encoded by the coding sequence GTGCCGGGCAGCAGTCACGGCCTCATCCGCCTGCGGACCGCCCTCACCGCCTTCTTCGCCCTGGACGGATTCATCTTCGCCGGGTGGGTCGTCCGGATCCCGGCCATCAAGGAGCAGACCCACGCCTCGGCCAGTGACCTGGGCCTGGCTCTGCTCGGGGTGTCCGCCGGTGCCGTGATCACGATGACCCTCACCGGTCGCCTGTGCCGCCGATACGGCAGCCATCCGGTCACCGTGGTCTGTGCCGTACTGCTCTCGCTCAGCGTCGCCCTGCCCCCGCTCACCCACTCCGCGCCCGCCCTCGGCGCCGTACTCCTGCTCTTCGGCGCCGCCTACGGCGGCATCAACGTGGCCTTCAACAGCGCCGCCGTCGACCTGGTGGCCGCGCTGCGGCGGCCCATCATGCCCACCTTCCACGCCGCGTTCAGCCTCGGCGGCATGATCGGAGCGGGCCTCGGCGGGCTGGTCGCCGGTGCGCTCTCCCCCACCCGGCATCTGCTCGGCCTCACACTCATCGGGCTCCTCGTCACCGCCGTCGCCGGGCGCACCCTCCTGCGGCACGAGCCGCCCGCACCGCCGGAGCGTGGCCCGTCACCGCACGCGGAGCCCGACCGCGACGGCACCGGGCGGACCGGCCGGGGCGGGCTGGTCGTCGTCTTCGGGCTGATCGCGCTGTGCACCGCCTACGGCGAGGGCGCCATGGCGGACTGGGGCGCACTCCATCTCCAGCAGGACCTGGCGGCGTCGTCGGGCGTGGCGGCGGCCGGGTACTCGTGTTTCGCGCTGGCCATGACCGTCGGCCGGGCAACCGGGACGACGCTCCTGGAGCGTCTCGGCCGGGCGCGCACCGTGATCACCGGCGGTACCGTCGCGGCGGCGGGCATGCTGCTCGGCTCCCTCGCGCCTTCGGCAGGGGCGGCCCTGGCCGGGTTCGCCGTCACCGGGCTCGGGCTCGCCAACCTCTTCCCGGTCGCCGTCGAGCGGGCGGGCTCGCTGACCGGCCCGTCCGGCGTCGCCGTCGCCTCGACGCTGGGCTACGGCGGCATGCTCCTCGGTCCTCCCTCGATCGGTTTCATGGCCGACTGGTTCTCCCTGCCGGCCGCCCTGACGAGCGTGGCCGCGCTGGCCGCCGTCGCCGCGCTCATCGGGGTGACGACGCGGCAGACCATGGGCCACTGA
- a CDS encoding maleylpyruvate isomerase family mycothiol-dependent enzyme, which yields MDTADFLETLDREGRLLAAAAEAAGADAKVPTCPEWQVRDLLRHTGAVHRWATGFVAEADPAPRPFGDLPDLDGAELVAWYRDSHRLLVDTLAAAPAALECWTFLPASGPSPLAFWTRRQAHETTVHRYDAEAALGGTASPVAPDFAPDFAVDGIDELLRGFHARSRSRLRTEEPRVVRVRALAATPDGTDAVWTVRLSAEPPVTVRDAADEAEAELSGPAEQLYLALWNREPVPSVTGDRSLAELWREKGRI from the coding sequence ATGGACACTGCCGACTTCCTTGAGACGCTGGACCGCGAGGGTCGACTGCTCGCGGCGGCCGCCGAAGCCGCGGGGGCCGATGCCAAGGTGCCCACCTGCCCCGAGTGGCAGGTGCGCGACCTGCTGCGGCACACCGGCGCCGTGCACCGCTGGGCCACCGGCTTCGTGGCCGAAGCGGACCCCGCGCCACGCCCCTTCGGCGACCTGCCGGACCTGGACGGCGCCGAACTGGTGGCCTGGTACCGGGACAGTCACCGCCTGCTGGTCGACACCCTGGCCGCCGCACCCGCCGCCCTGGAGTGCTGGACCTTCCTTCCGGCGTCAGGCCCGTCACCGCTGGCCTTCTGGACCCGCAGGCAGGCTCACGAGACGACGGTCCACCGCTACGACGCGGAGGCGGCGCTCGGCGGTACGGCATCCCCCGTCGCCCCGGACTTTGCGCCCGACTTCGCGGTGGACGGCATCGACGAGCTGCTGCGCGGCTTCCACGCCCGCTCCCGGAGCCGTCTGCGCACCGAGGAACCGCGCGTCGTGCGGGTGCGGGCACTGGCCGCGACGCCGGACGGGACGGACGCGGTGTGGACCGTACGGCTGTCGGCCGAGCCGCCGGTGACCGTGCGGGACGCGGCCGACGAGGCCGAGGCCGAACTGTCCGGCCCCGCAGAGCAGTTGTACCTGGCGCTGTGGAACCGCGAGCCCGTGCCCAGCGTGACCGGCGACCGCTCCCTGGCCGAGCTGTGGCGGGAGAAGGGCCGGATCTGA
- a CDS encoding MarR family winged helix-turn-helix transcriptional regulator: protein MAANRAEQALVEQWRDILALHARTQCELDRVLHEHGLCASDFEVLDLMAEGAGGCAYRVQEISERVHLSQSALSRLIGRLEKDGLVERAMCAEDRRGVRVALTAKGRALHGEVRPVQRAVLARMLTEAG, encoded by the coding sequence ATGGCGGCGAACAGGGCCGAGCAGGCGCTCGTGGAGCAGTGGCGGGACATCCTGGCCTTGCATGCCCGCACGCAGTGCGAGCTGGACCGGGTGCTGCACGAACACGGCCTGTGCGCCAGCGACTTCGAGGTTCTCGACCTGATGGCCGAGGGGGCGGGCGGCTGCGCCTACCGCGTGCAGGAGATCTCCGAGCGGGTCCATCTCAGTCAGAGTGCGCTGTCCCGGCTGATCGGCCGTCTGGAGAAGGACGGCCTCGTCGAACGTGCCATGTGCGCCGAGGACCGACGCGGGGTGCGGGTGGCGCTGACGGCCAAGGGGCGCGCGCTGCACGGCGAGGTGCGGCCCGTGCAGCGCGCGGTGCTGGCCCGGATGCTGACCGAAGCCGGCTGA
- a CDS encoding MFS transporter, with product MTSPLTPATAPSPAVRWTPRLWGTLLVLCAAMFLDALDVSMVGVALPSIGSDLHLSTSTLQWIVSGYILGYGGLLLLGGRTADLLGRRQVFLVALGVFALASLLGGVVDSGPLLIASRFIKGLSAAFTAPAGLSIITTTFPEGPLRNRALSIYTTCAATGFSMGLVLSGLLTEASWRFTMLLPAPIALIALVAGLRLLPRSAREENHDGYDIPGAILGTASMLLLVYTVVQAPGAGWASARTLLSFLAVAVLLTAFVLVERRSPSPLIRLGVLRSGSQVRAQLGAIAFFGSYVGFQFLTTLYMQSLLGWSALHTALAFLPAGALVAVSSTKVGAIVDRFGTPRLIALGFAFMALGYALFLRVDLDPAYAAVILPSMLLIGAACALVFPSLNIQATNGVEDHEQGMVSGLLNTSVQVGGALFLAVVTAVVTAGAPAHASPQAVLDSYRPGFLVVAGIALAGLLITLTGLRSRRGRPSVVVAGSTMREAETERVAVRD from the coding sequence ATGACCTCTCCGCTCACCCCCGCCACGGCCCCGTCCCCGGCCGTCCGCTGGACACCTCGCCTGTGGGGCACCCTGCTGGTGCTCTGCGCCGCGATGTTCCTGGACGCGCTGGACGTGTCGATGGTCGGCGTCGCGCTGCCGTCCATAGGCTCCGATCTCCACCTCTCCACATCGACGCTGCAATGGATCGTCAGCGGCTACATCCTGGGCTACGGAGGCCTGCTTCTCCTCGGCGGACGCACCGCCGATCTGCTCGGCCGGCGCCAGGTGTTCCTCGTCGCGCTCGGCGTCTTCGCGCTCGCCTCACTGCTCGGCGGAGTCGTGGACTCCGGTCCGCTGCTCATCGCGAGCCGCTTCATCAAGGGCCTGAGCGCGGCCTTCACGGCACCGGCCGGACTGTCGATCATCACCACGACGTTCCCGGAGGGCCCGCTGCGCAACCGGGCCCTGTCCATCTACACCACCTGCGCCGCCACCGGCTTCTCCATGGGCCTGGTGCTCTCCGGACTGCTCACCGAGGCCAGCTGGCGCTTCACCATGCTGCTGCCCGCGCCGATCGCCCTGATCGCGCTGGTCGCCGGCCTGCGGCTGCTGCCGCGCAGCGCCCGCGAGGAGAACCACGACGGCTACGACATCCCGGGCGCCATCCTGGGCACGGCCTCGATGCTGCTGCTGGTGTACACCGTCGTCCAGGCCCCCGGGGCCGGCTGGGCCTCGGCCCGTACGCTGCTGTCGTTCCTCGCCGTCGCGGTGCTGCTCACGGCCTTCGTCCTGGTGGAGCGGCGCTCGCCGAGCCCGCTGATCCGGCTGGGCGTGCTGCGCTCGGGCAGCCAGGTCCGCGCGCAGCTCGGCGCGATCGCCTTCTTCGGATCGTACGTGGGCTTTCAGTTCCTGACGACGCTCTACATGCAGTCCCTGCTCGGCTGGTCGGCGCTGCACACGGCGCTCGCGTTCCTGCCGGCGGGCGCGCTGGTGGCGGTGTCCTCCACCAAGGTCGGCGCGATCGTCGACCGGTTCGGCACCCCGCGCCTGATCGCGCTCGGCTTCGCCTTCATGGCCCTCGGGTACGCCCTGTTCCTGCGCGTCGACCTCGACCCGGCGTACGCGGCCGTCATCCTGCCGTCCATGCTGCTGATCGGCGCGGCCTGCGCGCTGGTCTTCCCCTCGCTCAACATCCAGGCCACCAACGGGGTCGAGGACCACGAGCAGGGCATGGTCTCCGGTCTGCTCAACACCTCGGTGCAGGTGGGCGGCGCGCTCTTCCTGGCCGTTGTGACGGCCGTGGTCACCGCGGGCGCCCCCGCCCACGCCAGCCCGCAGGCCGTGCTCGACAGCTACCGCCCCGGCTTCCTCGTCGTCGCGGGCATCGCGCTGGCCGGCCTGCTGATCACTCTGACAGGTCTGCGCAGCCGTCGCGGCCGGCCGTCTGTCGTGGTCGCCGGATCCACCATGAGGGAGGCGGAAACGGAGCGCGTGGCGGTCCGTGACTAG
- a CDS encoding DUF6332 family protein: MKLGECAHTGVRRTKAQQDAATVEIGCAPASGCFAAAVLFGAVAGPTLLFDLPRALETTLRWGGLVVAPVVFAVRVVSVLVRFRRSAQPSQPGRTSPDS; encoded by the coding sequence GTGAAGCTGGGGGAATGTGCGCATACGGGGGTACGCCGCACCAAAGCCCAACAGGATGCGGCCACGGTCGAGATCGGCTGTGCGCCGGCGAGCGGGTGCTTCGCGGCGGCGGTGCTGTTCGGGGCCGTCGCCGGGCCGACTCTGCTCTTCGATCTCCCCCGTGCCCTCGAGACCACGCTGCGGTGGGGCGGTCTCGTGGTCGCACCCGTGGTCTTCGCGGTCCGTGTGGTGAGTGTGCTGGTGCGCTTCCGACGGTCCGCTCAGCCCAGCCAGCCGGGTCGTACCAGCCCCGACTCGTAG
- a CDS encoding response regulator translates to MIRVLLADDQLLVRAGFRALLDAQPDIEVAGEAADGEEALRLARELTPDVVLMDIRMPLLDGLAATRRITGDAELTDVKVVMLTTFELDEYVFEAIRSGASGFLVKDTEPEELVRAVRAVVEGAALLSPGVTRRLIAEFAARSKEPAAADALARLTEREREVMALVGIGLSNEEIARRLVVSPLTAKTHVSRAMVKLGARDRAQLVVLAYESGLVRPGWLG, encoded by the coding sequence GTGATCCGGGTACTGCTCGCCGACGACCAGTTGCTCGTGCGGGCCGGTTTCCGCGCGCTGCTCGACGCACAGCCGGACATCGAGGTGGCCGGCGAGGCGGCCGACGGTGAGGAGGCACTGCGGCTGGCGCGCGAACTGACGCCGGATGTCGTCCTGATGGACATCCGCATGCCCCTGCTGGACGGCCTGGCCGCGACCCGGCGCATCACCGGCGACGCGGAGCTGACGGACGTCAAGGTGGTCATGCTCACCACCTTCGAACTGGACGAGTACGTCTTCGAGGCGATCCGTTCCGGAGCCTCGGGCTTTCTGGTCAAGGACACCGAGCCGGAGGAACTCGTGCGCGCCGTACGGGCGGTGGTCGAAGGCGCTGCACTCCTCTCGCCCGGCGTCACCCGACGTCTGATAGCCGAGTTCGCGGCCCGCTCCAAGGAGCCCGCGGCGGCGGACGCCCTGGCGCGGCTCACCGAGCGGGAGCGGGAGGTGATGGCGCTGGTCGGTATCGGCCTGTCCAACGAGGAGATCGCCCGCCGACTGGTGGTCAGCCCGCTCACCGCCAAGACCCATGTGAGTCGCGCGATGGTGAAACTGGGCGCCCGGGACCGCGCTCAACTCGTCGTCCTGGCCTACGAGTCGGGGCTGGTACGACCCGGCTGGCTGGGCTGA